A stretch of DNA from Trueperaceae bacterium:
ACCACGTGCTCACGCCGGGCTCTTCGACCTGGTCGGCCTCGTAGAAGGGGTTCCAGCGGTCGCCGATGCCCATCTCTTCGTCGGGCCCGGTGTTGTAGTACTTCCACTTCTGTTCGCCGGTGTTGAGGTCGAAGGCCGCCACCCAGCCGCGGATGCCGCGCTCGCCGCCCTCGTTGCCGATGATGACGTTGTCGCCGACCACCAGCGGGGCACCGGTCGTGGTCTCGGTGATGCTCAGGTCGACGACCGAGCTGTTCTGCCAGACGACCTCACCGGTCTCGGCGTCCAGCGCGAAGAGCTGGCCGTCGAGGGTGGTGAAGATGATCTTGCCCTCGGCGTAGGTCAGACCGCGAGACTGCGCGCCGCAGCAGGCCGTGGCCTGCTCGAGGCCGGGCATCTCGGGGCGGAAGGACCACTTGAGGACGCCCGGGTTGACCAGGTCGATCGCGTAGACGGTGTTCGGCTTGGGCGTGAGGAGGTACATGGTGTCGCCGACCACGAGGGGCGGCGCCTCCATCGAGTCCGTGACGCCGAGCTGGAACGTCCACTTGACCTGGAGGTTGCGGACGTTGAACGTGTTGATCCTGTCCAGCGGGCTGAAGTTGTTGCCGTTGTAGTTGACGTTGGCCATCGCGACCTGGCCCGGGTCTTGCTGGATCCGTAGCAGGTCTTGGTTGGCCATGGCGGTGCCGAGCAGGGCTACGGCCACCGTGCCGAGCAAGACGTTGCGCCATGCGCGCTGCGAGCTTGGCTGCATCGTGGTGTGATCCCTCCCTTTCCGATGGTGGTGCTTCACTACTGCGTGGCGGCCCGGTCCAGTCGCCACTCCGAACCCCCCGGGACTCAGCGCGCGGCTGCTACCTCCTCCGCGAGAACCGCGCCGAACTCATTGCCCCAGGAGTTGCGGACGAAGGTCAGTACCGCCGAGATCTGGTCGTCGCTGAGGACGTTCCTCCAGGCGGGCATGCCGTGATCGATGAACCCGTTCAGCACCCGGTCCACCACGTAGTCCTTGTCGCCGAGGGCGTCGTTGCCCGCGAAGCGAGGGCCGATGAGCCCCTGGCCCTCCGCCCCATGGCAGACCGCGCAGTTCGACGAGAAGACGAGCTCACCCTGCTCCATGAGGGCCGCCATCTGCTC
This window harbors:
- a CDS encoding PQQ-binding-like beta-propeller repeat protein — its product is MQPSSQRAWRNVLLGTVAVALLGTAMANQDLLRIQQDPGQVAMANVNYNGNNFSPLDRINTFNVRNLQVKWTFQLGVTDSMEAPPLVVGDTMYLLTPKPNTVYAIDLVNPGVLKWSFRPEMPGLEQATACCGAQSRGLTYAEGKIIFTTLDGQLFALDAETGEVVWQNSSVVDLSITETTTGAPLVVGDNVIIGNEGGERGIRGWVAAFDLNTGEQKWKYYNTGPDEEMGIGDRWNPFYEADQVEEPGVSTW